The Minwuia thermotolerans genome segment CGTGCCCGTGACGTTGGTGCGGATGAAGGCCCCCGGCCCGTCGATGGAGCGGTCGACATGGCTCTCGGCGGCCAGGTGCATCACCGCGTCGGGCCGGAAGTCCGCGAAGGCGTCGGCCATCGCCGCCTTGTCGCAGATATCGGCCTTCAGGAAGCGGTAGCCCGGCCGGTCCGCGACGCTCGCGACGTTCTGCGGCAGGCCGGCATAGGTCAGGCAGTCGACGTTCAGCACCTCGGCGCCGTCGGCCACGAGCCGCCGCACCAGCGCCGATCCGATAAAGCCGCAGCCGCCGGTGACGAGAACCCGCATGGCGCTCACACCCCGCCGAAGCCGGCGAGGTCGGGCCAGGCGCGGTCCTTCTCCGAGAGGATCGCCGCGCCCCGGTCGACGGGCCAGTCGATGCCCAGCGCCGGATCGTCGAAGCGGACGCCCCGCTCGGCTTGCGCGTCGTAGTAGCCCGTCACCTTGTAGATCACCTCCGCGCCGTCGGTCAGCGTACAATAACCGTGGGCGAAGCCTTCGGGCACCCAGAGCTGCGCCCAGTTCTCGCCCGAGAGCTCCACCGCCACGTGCCGCCCGAAGGTGGG includes the following:
- the rfbC gene encoding dTDP-4-dehydrorhamnose 3,5-epimerase, which codes for PEVRIVRPARHGDGRGFFSEVWNRRALAAAGIEADFVQDNHVLNGRAGTLRGLHLQVAPSPQAKLVRCLRGAILDVAVDVRRGSPTFGRHVAVELSGENWAQLWVPEGFAHGYCTLTDGAEVIYKVTGYYDAQAERGVRFDDPALGIDWPVDRGAAILSEKDRAWPDLAGFGGV